A single window of Gadus morhua chromosome 22, gadMor3.0, whole genome shotgun sequence DNA harbors:
- the eya3 gene encoding protein phosphatase EYA3 isoform X3, whose amino-acid sequence MSAHPPAEMDGPPELTELPSKKAKLDMDDRLEKATRNLAEDGSPQNTYPALTAVRDHGQPDQQSALAPQACSDPMNSYAHSVGPCKDPDTTVVSEYSQMYQDNNPAVTSYGNQAAFSPLAQSSVYSFPQAGQTYGLPPFGSSFTTASVYSNIPATTASTVPAPAPNQEFSSYSSLGPQAQFSQYYAPLPGYAPPGLPSSESHGTDAAGVAGYPAVKSESAVSAGLPSNTDAPPQENLPPGIALPAGLALPTGARELEDAGRRNSVGKAKGKAKKPDGCPSTDSDLERVFLWDLDETIIIFHSLLTGSFAQKFGKDPATVLNLGLQMEELIFELADTHLFFNDLEECDQVHVEDVASDDNGQDLSNYNFLADGFSGSSGGGGGSGPAGVPGGVEWMRKLAFRYRRLKEIYNAYKTNVGGLLSPMKRDLLLRLQSEIENVTDAWLSTALKSLLLIQSRGKCLNILVTTTQLVPALAKVLLYGLGEVFSIDTIYSATKIGKESCFERIVSRFGKKVTYVVIGDGRDEEFAAKQHNMPFWRISTHGDLVSLHQALELDFL is encoded by the exons ATGTCGGCTCACCCCCCTGCAGAGATGGACGGCCCGCCGGAGCTGACCGAGCTGCCG TCAAAGAAGGCCAAGCTTGATATGGACGATAGACTGGAGAAGGCAACACG GAACCTGGCTGAGGATGGCAGCCCCCAGAACACATACCCGGCCTTGACGGCAG TCCGCGACCATGGGCAACCAGACCAACAGAGTGCCTTAGCCCCGCAAGCATGCAGTGACCCCATGAACTCCTATGCACATTCTG TCGGACCGTGCAAAGACCCTGATACCACAGTTGTATCTGAATACTCCCAGATGTACCAAGACAACAA CCCCGCAGTGACCTCCTACGGCAACCAGGCGGCGTTCTCTCCCCTGGCCCAGTCTAGCGTGTACTCCTTCCCCCAGGCAGGCCAGACCTACGGGCTCCCACCGTTTG GCTCAAGCTTCACCACGGCCAGCGTTTACTCCAACATCCCCGCTACCACGGCCAGCACTGTCCCCGCCCCAGCGCCCAATcag gagTTCAGCAGCTACTCCTCGCTGGGACCCCAGGCCCAGTTCTCCCAGTACTACGCGCCCCTGCCAGGCTACGCGCCCCCCGGCCTGCCGAGCAGCGAGAGTCACGGTACGGACGCTGCGGGCGTGGCCGGCTACCCGGCCGTCAAGTCGGAGAGCGCCGTGTCCGCCGGGCTGCCCAGCAACACCG ACGCCCCCCCGCAGGAGAACCTCCCGCCGGGCATCGCCCTGCCGGCCGGGCTGGCCCTCCCCACGGGGGCCCGGGAGCTGGAGGACGCGGGCCGCAGGAACTCTGTGGGGAAGGCCAAAGGCAAGGCCAAGAAGCCCGACGGATGCCCCTCCACGGACTCGGACCTGGAG CGGGTCTTTCTGTGGGACCTTGACGAGACCATCATCATATTCCACTCGCTTCTCACCGGCTCCTTCGCACAGAAGTTCGGCAAG GACCCAGCCACTGTGCTGAACCTGGGCCTTCAGATGGAGGAGCTGATCTTTGAACTGGCCGACACACACCTGTTCTTCAACGACCTGGAG gaGTGTGACCAGGTCCACGTGGAAGACGTGGCGTCCGACGACAACGGACAGGACCTCAG taaCTATAACTTCCTGGCCGACGGCTTCAGCGGCTCCAGCGGGGGGGGCGGAGGCTCCGGGCCCGCCGGCGTCCCCGGTGGCGTGGAGTGGATGCGCAAGCTAGCCTTCCGCTACCGCCGGCTAAAGGAGATCTACAACGCCTACAAGACCAACGTCGGAG gcctGCTGAGTCCTATGAAGAGGGATCTTCTGCTGAGGCTTCAGTCCGAGATCGAGAACGTGACGGACGCCTGGCTCAGCACGGCCCTCAAGTCCCTGCTGCTGATCcagtccag GGGGAAGTGTCTGAACATCCTGGTCACCACCACCCAGCTGGTGCCAGCCCTGGCCAAGGTGTTGCTCTACGGCCTGGGAGAGGTCTTCTCCATCGACACCATCTACAGCGCCACCAAAATAG GGAAGGAGAGCTGCTTCGAGAGGATCGTCTCGCGCTTCGGCAAGAAGGTGACCTACGTGGTGATCGGGGACGGCCGCGACGAGGAGTTTGCCGCCAAACAG CACAACATGCCTTTCTGGAGGATCTCCACCCACGGGGACCTGGTGTCCCTGCACCAGGCGCTGGAGCTGGACTTCCTGTAG
- the eya3 gene encoding protein phosphatase EYA3 isoform X4: MYQDNNPAVTSYGNQAAFSPLAQSSVYSFPQAGQTYGLPPFGAMWPGIKTETGLPEAPSVGQPGFLSFSSAYTSTQSGQLHYSYPSQGSSFTTASVYSNIPATTASTVPAPAPNQEFSSYSSLGPQAQFSQYYAPLPGYAPPGLPSSESHGTDAAGVAGYPAVKSESAVSAGLPSNTDAPPQENLPPGIALPAGLALPTGARELEDAGRRNSVGKAKGKAKKPDGCPSTDSDLERVFLWDLDETIIIFHSLLTGSFAQKFGKDPATVLNLGLQMEELIFELADTHLFFNDLEECDQVHVEDVASDDNGQDLSNYNFLADGFSGSSGGGGGSGPAGVPGGVEWMRKLAFRYRRLKEIYNAYKTNVGGLLSPMKRDLLLRLQSEIENVTDAWLSTALKSLLLIQSRGKCLNILVTTTQLVPALAKVLLYGLGEVFSIDTIYSATKIGKESCFERIVSRFGKKVTYVVIGDGRDEEFAAKQHNMPFWRISTHGDLVSLHQALELDFL; this comes from the exons ATGTACCAAGACAACAA CCCCGCAGTGACCTCCTACGGCAACCAGGCGGCGTTCTCTCCCCTGGCCCAGTCTAGCGTGTACTCCTTCCCCCAGGCAGGCCAGACCTACGGGCTCCCACCGTTTG gtGCTATGTGGCCAGGCATAAAAACAGAGACAGGGCTGCCTGAGGCGCCCTCTGTTGGTCAGCCGGGGTTTCTCAGCTTCAGCAGCGCATACACGTCCACGCAGTCCGGCCAGCTTCACTATTCCTACCCCAGCCAAG GCTCAAGCTTCACCACGGCCAGCGTTTACTCCAACATCCCCGCTACCACGGCCAGCACTGTCCCCGCCCCAGCGCCCAATcag gagTTCAGCAGCTACTCCTCGCTGGGACCCCAGGCCCAGTTCTCCCAGTACTACGCGCCCCTGCCAGGCTACGCGCCCCCCGGCCTGCCGAGCAGCGAGAGTCACGGTACGGACGCTGCGGGCGTGGCCGGCTACCCGGCCGTCAAGTCGGAGAGCGCCGTGTCCGCCGGGCTGCCCAGCAACACCG ACGCCCCCCCGCAGGAGAACCTCCCGCCGGGCATCGCCCTGCCGGCCGGGCTGGCCCTCCCCACGGGGGCCCGGGAGCTGGAGGACGCGGGCCGCAGGAACTCTGTGGGGAAGGCCAAAGGCAAGGCCAAGAAGCCCGACGGATGCCCCTCCACGGACTCGGACCTGGAG CGGGTCTTTCTGTGGGACCTTGACGAGACCATCATCATATTCCACTCGCTTCTCACCGGCTCCTTCGCACAGAAGTTCGGCAAG GACCCAGCCACTGTGCTGAACCTGGGCCTTCAGATGGAGGAGCTGATCTTTGAACTGGCCGACACACACCTGTTCTTCAACGACCTGGAG gaGTGTGACCAGGTCCACGTGGAAGACGTGGCGTCCGACGACAACGGACAGGACCTCAG taaCTATAACTTCCTGGCCGACGGCTTCAGCGGCTCCAGCGGGGGGGGCGGAGGCTCCGGGCCCGCCGGCGTCCCCGGTGGCGTGGAGTGGATGCGCAAGCTAGCCTTCCGCTACCGCCGGCTAAAGGAGATCTACAACGCCTACAAGACCAACGTCGGAG gcctGCTGAGTCCTATGAAGAGGGATCTTCTGCTGAGGCTTCAGTCCGAGATCGAGAACGTGACGGACGCCTGGCTCAGCACGGCCCTCAAGTCCCTGCTGCTGATCcagtccag GGGGAAGTGTCTGAACATCCTGGTCACCACCACCCAGCTGGTGCCAGCCCTGGCCAAGGTGTTGCTCTACGGCCTGGGAGAGGTCTTCTCCATCGACACCATCTACAGCGCCACCAAAATAG GGAAGGAGAGCTGCTTCGAGAGGATCGTCTCGCGCTTCGGCAAGAAGGTGACCTACGTGGTGATCGGGGACGGCCGCGACGAGGAGTTTGCCGCCAAACAG CACAACATGCCTTTCTGGAGGATCTCCACCCACGGGGACCTGGTGTCCCTGCACCAGGCGCTGGAGCTGGACTTCCTGTAG
- the eya3 gene encoding protein phosphatase EYA3 isoform X1, giving the protein MSAHPPAEMDGPPELTELPSKKAKLDMDDRLEKATRNLAEDGSPQNTYPALTAVRDHGQPDQQSALAPQACSDPMNSYAHSVGPCKDPDTTVVSEYSQMYQDNNPAVTSYGNQAAFSPLAQSSVYSFPQAGQTYGLPPFGAMWPGIKTETGLPEAPSVGQPGFLSFSSAYTSTQSGQLHYSYPSQGSSFTTASVYSNIPATTASTVPAPAPNQEFSSYSSLGPQAQFSQYYAPLPGYAPPGLPSSESHGTDAAGVAGYPAVKSESAVSAGLPSNTDAPPQENLPPGIALPAGLALPTGARELEDAGRRNSVGKAKGKAKKPDGCPSTDSDLERVFLWDLDETIIIFHSLLTGSFAQKFGKDPATVLNLGLQMEELIFELADTHLFFNDLEECDQVHVEDVASDDNGQDLSNYNFLADGFSGSSGGGGGSGPAGVPGGVEWMRKLAFRYRRLKEIYNAYKTNVGGLLSPMKRDLLLRLQSEIENVTDAWLSTALKSLLLIQSRGKCLNILVTTTQLVPALAKVLLYGLGEVFSIDTIYSATKIGKESCFERIVSRFGKKVTYVVIGDGRDEEFAAKQHNMPFWRISTHGDLVSLHQALELDFL; this is encoded by the exons ATGTCGGCTCACCCCCCTGCAGAGATGGACGGCCCGCCGGAGCTGACCGAGCTGCCG TCAAAGAAGGCCAAGCTTGATATGGACGATAGACTGGAGAAGGCAACACG GAACCTGGCTGAGGATGGCAGCCCCCAGAACACATACCCGGCCTTGACGGCAG TCCGCGACCATGGGCAACCAGACCAACAGAGTGCCTTAGCCCCGCAAGCATGCAGTGACCCCATGAACTCCTATGCACATTCTG TCGGACCGTGCAAAGACCCTGATACCACAGTTGTATCTGAATACTCCCAGATGTACCAAGACAACAA CCCCGCAGTGACCTCCTACGGCAACCAGGCGGCGTTCTCTCCCCTGGCCCAGTCTAGCGTGTACTCCTTCCCCCAGGCAGGCCAGACCTACGGGCTCCCACCGTTTG gtGCTATGTGGCCAGGCATAAAAACAGAGACAGGGCTGCCTGAGGCGCCCTCTGTTGGTCAGCCGGGGTTTCTCAGCTTCAGCAGCGCATACACGTCCACGCAGTCCGGCCAGCTTCACTATTCCTACCCCAGCCAAG GCTCAAGCTTCACCACGGCCAGCGTTTACTCCAACATCCCCGCTACCACGGCCAGCACTGTCCCCGCCCCAGCGCCCAATcag gagTTCAGCAGCTACTCCTCGCTGGGACCCCAGGCCCAGTTCTCCCAGTACTACGCGCCCCTGCCAGGCTACGCGCCCCCCGGCCTGCCGAGCAGCGAGAGTCACGGTACGGACGCTGCGGGCGTGGCCGGCTACCCGGCCGTCAAGTCGGAGAGCGCCGTGTCCGCCGGGCTGCCCAGCAACACCG ACGCCCCCCCGCAGGAGAACCTCCCGCCGGGCATCGCCCTGCCGGCCGGGCTGGCCCTCCCCACGGGGGCCCGGGAGCTGGAGGACGCGGGCCGCAGGAACTCTGTGGGGAAGGCCAAAGGCAAGGCCAAGAAGCCCGACGGATGCCCCTCCACGGACTCGGACCTGGAG CGGGTCTTTCTGTGGGACCTTGACGAGACCATCATCATATTCCACTCGCTTCTCACCGGCTCCTTCGCACAGAAGTTCGGCAAG GACCCAGCCACTGTGCTGAACCTGGGCCTTCAGATGGAGGAGCTGATCTTTGAACTGGCCGACACACACCTGTTCTTCAACGACCTGGAG gaGTGTGACCAGGTCCACGTGGAAGACGTGGCGTCCGACGACAACGGACAGGACCTCAG taaCTATAACTTCCTGGCCGACGGCTTCAGCGGCTCCAGCGGGGGGGGCGGAGGCTCCGGGCCCGCCGGCGTCCCCGGTGGCGTGGAGTGGATGCGCAAGCTAGCCTTCCGCTACCGCCGGCTAAAGGAGATCTACAACGCCTACAAGACCAACGTCGGAG gcctGCTGAGTCCTATGAAGAGGGATCTTCTGCTGAGGCTTCAGTCCGAGATCGAGAACGTGACGGACGCCTGGCTCAGCACGGCCCTCAAGTCCCTGCTGCTGATCcagtccag GGGGAAGTGTCTGAACATCCTGGTCACCACCACCCAGCTGGTGCCAGCCCTGGCCAAGGTGTTGCTCTACGGCCTGGGAGAGGTCTTCTCCATCGACACCATCTACAGCGCCACCAAAATAG GGAAGGAGAGCTGCTTCGAGAGGATCGTCTCGCGCTTCGGCAAGAAGGTGACCTACGTGGTGATCGGGGACGGCCGCGACGAGGAGTTTGCCGCCAAACAG CACAACATGCCTTTCTGGAGGATCTCCACCCACGGGGACCTGGTGTCCCTGCACCAGGCGCTGGAGCTGGACTTCCTGTAG
- the eya3 gene encoding protein phosphatase EYA3 isoform X2, translating to MSAHPPAEMDGPPELTELPSKKAKLDMDDRLEKATRNLAEDGSPQNTYPALTAVRDHGQPDQQSALAPQACSDPMNSYAHSVGPCKDPDTTVVSEYSQMYQDNNPAVTSYGNQAAFSPLAQSSVYSFPQAGQTYGLPPFGAMWPGIKTETGLPEAPSVGQPGFLSFSSAYTSTQSGQLHYSYPSQGSSFTTASVYSNIPATTASTVPAPAPNQEFSSYSSLGPQAQFSQYYAPLPGYAPPGLPSSESHDAPPQENLPPGIALPAGLALPTGARELEDAGRRNSVGKAKGKAKKPDGCPSTDSDLERVFLWDLDETIIIFHSLLTGSFAQKFGKDPATVLNLGLQMEELIFELADTHLFFNDLEECDQVHVEDVASDDNGQDLSNYNFLADGFSGSSGGGGGSGPAGVPGGVEWMRKLAFRYRRLKEIYNAYKTNVGGLLSPMKRDLLLRLQSEIENVTDAWLSTALKSLLLIQSRGKCLNILVTTTQLVPALAKVLLYGLGEVFSIDTIYSATKIGKESCFERIVSRFGKKVTYVVIGDGRDEEFAAKQHNMPFWRISTHGDLVSLHQALELDFL from the exons ATGTCGGCTCACCCCCCTGCAGAGATGGACGGCCCGCCGGAGCTGACCGAGCTGCCG TCAAAGAAGGCCAAGCTTGATATGGACGATAGACTGGAGAAGGCAACACG GAACCTGGCTGAGGATGGCAGCCCCCAGAACACATACCCGGCCTTGACGGCAG TCCGCGACCATGGGCAACCAGACCAACAGAGTGCCTTAGCCCCGCAAGCATGCAGTGACCCCATGAACTCCTATGCACATTCTG TCGGACCGTGCAAAGACCCTGATACCACAGTTGTATCTGAATACTCCCAGATGTACCAAGACAACAA CCCCGCAGTGACCTCCTACGGCAACCAGGCGGCGTTCTCTCCCCTGGCCCAGTCTAGCGTGTACTCCTTCCCCCAGGCAGGCCAGACCTACGGGCTCCCACCGTTTG gtGCTATGTGGCCAGGCATAAAAACAGAGACAGGGCTGCCTGAGGCGCCCTCTGTTGGTCAGCCGGGGTTTCTCAGCTTCAGCAGCGCATACACGTCCACGCAGTCCGGCCAGCTTCACTATTCCTACCCCAGCCAAG GCTCAAGCTTCACCACGGCCAGCGTTTACTCCAACATCCCCGCTACCACGGCCAGCACTGTCCCCGCCCCAGCGCCCAATcag gagTTCAGCAGCTACTCCTCGCTGGGACCCCAGGCCCAGTTCTCCCAGTACTACGCGCCCCTGCCAGGCTACGCGCCCCCCGGCCTGCCGAGCAGCGAGAGTCACG ACGCCCCCCCGCAGGAGAACCTCCCGCCGGGCATCGCCCTGCCGGCCGGGCTGGCCCTCCCCACGGGGGCCCGGGAGCTGGAGGACGCGGGCCGCAGGAACTCTGTGGGGAAGGCCAAAGGCAAGGCCAAGAAGCCCGACGGATGCCCCTCCACGGACTCGGACCTGGAG CGGGTCTTTCTGTGGGACCTTGACGAGACCATCATCATATTCCACTCGCTTCTCACCGGCTCCTTCGCACAGAAGTTCGGCAAG GACCCAGCCACTGTGCTGAACCTGGGCCTTCAGATGGAGGAGCTGATCTTTGAACTGGCCGACACACACCTGTTCTTCAACGACCTGGAG gaGTGTGACCAGGTCCACGTGGAAGACGTGGCGTCCGACGACAACGGACAGGACCTCAG taaCTATAACTTCCTGGCCGACGGCTTCAGCGGCTCCAGCGGGGGGGGCGGAGGCTCCGGGCCCGCCGGCGTCCCCGGTGGCGTGGAGTGGATGCGCAAGCTAGCCTTCCGCTACCGCCGGCTAAAGGAGATCTACAACGCCTACAAGACCAACGTCGGAG gcctGCTGAGTCCTATGAAGAGGGATCTTCTGCTGAGGCTTCAGTCCGAGATCGAGAACGTGACGGACGCCTGGCTCAGCACGGCCCTCAAGTCCCTGCTGCTGATCcagtccag GGGGAAGTGTCTGAACATCCTGGTCACCACCACCCAGCTGGTGCCAGCCCTGGCCAAGGTGTTGCTCTACGGCCTGGGAGAGGTCTTCTCCATCGACACCATCTACAGCGCCACCAAAATAG GGAAGGAGAGCTGCTTCGAGAGGATCGTCTCGCGCTTCGGCAAGAAGGTGACCTACGTGGTGATCGGGGACGGCCGCGACGAGGAGTTTGCCGCCAAACAG CACAACATGCCTTTCTGGAGGATCTCCACCCACGGGGACCTGGTGTCCCTGCACCAGGCGCTGGAGCTGGACTTCCTGTAG